From one Lasioglossum baleicum chromosome 11, iyLasBale1, whole genome shotgun sequence genomic stretch:
- the Trprs gene encoding tryptophanyl-tRNA synthetase, with protein sequence MTAESVDIDRLTINGTTEDEDIVTPWDVESKNENGIDYDKLIKKFGSSKIDEELLVRFEKITGRKPHHFLRRGIFFSHRDMHTILNLYEQGKPFYLYTGRGPSTDSMHLGHLVPFMFCKWLQDAFNIPLVIQLSDDEKAIWKNLKIEDAIKLSYSNAKDIIALGFKPDKTFIFSNLEHIGTNSAFYQNMIRIQRGVTFNQVKGIFGFGDSDPIAKIAFPPTQAAPAISSTFPFIFKNAKVHCLIPCAIDQDPYFRMTRDAAPKLGYPKPALLHSVFFPALQGSKTKMSASSDNSAIFLTDTAKQIKNKVNKHAFSGGQATVEEHRQLGGNCDVDISYQWLRFFLEDDDKLDQLKKGYTSGEILTGELKKELINVLQSIVAEHQAARSKLTDDNVREYMIPRDLGFVTNSK encoded by the exons ATGACAGCGGAAAGTGTAGATATTGACAGACTGACCATAAACGGAACCACGGAAGACGAGGATATCGTGACGCCCTGGGATGTCGAATCTAAAAACGAGAACGGAATTGATTATGATAAACTAATTA AGAAGTTTGGCAGCTCGAAAATCGACGAAGAACTGCTAGTCAGGTTCGAGAAGATCACCGGTCGAAAACCACATCATTTCCTCAGAAGAGGAATATTCTTCTCTCACAGAGACATGCACACAATTCTAAATTTGTACGAACAAGGAAAACCTTTTTATCTTTACACTGGCAGAGGACCTAGcacggattctatgcatttaggACATCTAGTACCATTCATGTTTTGCAAATGGTTGCAGGATGCATTCAATATACCGTTAGTCATTCAATTGAGCGACGACGAGAAAGCTATATGGAAAAACCTGAAAATAGAAGATGCGATTAAACTGTCTTATTCCAATGCTAAAGACATTATAGCTCTTGGATTCAAGCCAGACAAGACTTTCATTTTTTCGAATCTAGAGCACATCGGAACTAATTCAGCGTTTTACCAAAATATGATCAGAATTCAGAGGGGCGTTACGTTCAACCAAGTTAAAGGAATCTTTGGATTCGGAGACAGCGATCCTATCGCAAAAATCGCGTTTCCACCTACCCAAGCTGCTCCAGCGATTTCTAGCACGTTTCCATTTATCTTTAAGAACGCCAAAGTCCACTGTCTGATTCCGTGCGCCATTGATCAGGATCCTTATTTCCGAATGACCAGAGACGCTGCGCCAAAACTTGGCTATCCGAAGCCTGCTCTACTGCATTCTGTGTTCTTTCCAGCTTTACAGGGCTCGAAAACGAAAATGTCTGCCAGTAGCGATAACAGTGCAATATTCTTAACGGACACTGCGaaacaaataaagaataaagttAATAAACACGCGTTCTCGGGTGGACAGGCTACCGTCGAGGAACATAGACAATTAGGAGGCAACTGTGATGTTGATATATCGTATCAATGGCTGAGATTCTTCCTAGAAGACGACGATAAGTTAGACCAACTTAAAAAA GGTTATACTAGCGGAGAAATTTTGACTGGAGAACTTAAGAAGGAGCTAATCAATGTCTTGCAATCTATAGTAGCTGAACATCAAGCAGCTAGAAGTAAACTAACAGACGATAATGTCAGGGAATACATGATTCCCAGAGATCTTGGTTTTGTAACGAATTCAAAATAA